From the Anopheles coustani chromosome X, idAnoCousDA_361_x.2, whole genome shotgun sequence genome, one window contains:
- the LOC131269651 gene encoding uncharacterized protein LOC131269651 isoform X2, with the protein MRLSPPKAESIITVSSGSSSSVECISSPRKPSVTVLSNVKLRSATDDPEPTTQLVRPVRPSGLHRYDGKRARINTPGEGHPAVNSLGVGLETSVIRKTPHPPASPVRPSSSREHTTSTATESQHRRHRRITLTARMSTGGKVESHKRHQAVVATKQRCSPEVAEEEIELEPILAREEDLPDEGDEEEEDDDDEDDDEEEVAEESDWEDDPGQNGGSGSGGGQQSGHSSSDNKENDRKYQNTRQGGRQGGNRKRKEGHSSNRFSGNEMSRCRRGRRDIPQQLVKLEPNPESEPPAVYHAIVDQEPPLLPRASLECFEMVDATAMVEVEVETEDLVDRKPTESMLSQDAVLYSEDRTMSSSISSFAELCEMNAMQAAATPVKIEGMLFQAQQQPATMDAQPATVIPTTPPPVAGDDVIVETDPRTPPASIEQHRDVKDFLEVGGPSLSSTSKFAGAAGAFEQHSGAGAAAGVHRPASYYRQSYDVKDFLEAGPSSRAASESVVGPIASSGASDGDRRQQQQHPFQLYSHADVDYASEFHRALSTNSAFTSGASSPDDSEAVPGVWAHRFSPQYSSAVLAANGGLLGSADRSASASPIGAHNGGAGNGGGHGTAASYGEDNSSMEEEEDTDITGTDDKPAVTNAAISTSRHSSSAMSLASSIVSCSMERAPSTESLNIRTDEKMPAKGEISEQESNGDMELTPWKRLCAVSENIPVYPSSYDYSTAQECWNLSNRLGTHSAAISRMPFPFSSGSQASLTNYPSRGSVPVGGYKKEVVGDEDEDDYDEDDVPGEDEDEEERERSGSMKSTIPKVPFGELGANLELQLHQDQQQHQQQVVEQSAILVPYVEGMREEKYLPKGTGALDFEEFAPSSHHYGPTKARTTGPSGSRGSSKPSGSGIPRTYRCVKCMEPFSSIKQRREHMRSVHPEEALQLQTQPGELQHHQQQQQQLELSLPSELLGSGLLTEDVKTGVTGEKPPPEPLAPVVMDYHWLRQEIQRKYELGAQPSNTLVLMTPTTTVVRKRLFVCAVCRAEFERFNQFNAHLMVHPAECMACGRHFKQWRNFALHLKRHLGIKEHGCRVCGKHFVIKQKLIEHMRVHSGHAPIRCKLCNRHFKRFSNLAQHSNRYHLNKVAVKHEYVCSQCGDVFPTRAKMEWHKETHEQKPKPCPYCREKFIHQNSLTRHIRLSHTLQYAKLKNKTEPCTVCQQPYTKASMRRHMETHTEERLVFSCGICNKHFTTNWNLKQHKWTHANPTMKPFQCTLCPAGFVRESDYLTHVNAHRSIRPYTCNHCGRQFIRKYNWLRHSREHETDKSHKCDECGRQFHRKYYLTEHKRMHSGERPYACNICGKTSSTKTNHNKHCLARERA; encoded by the exons ATGCGGTTGTCGCCGCCAAAAGCGGAGTCGATCATAACGGTgagcagcggcagcagtagCAGTGTGGAGTGTATTAGTTCACCACGCAAGCCCAGTGTGACCGTCCTTAGCAACGtgaag CTGCGCAGCGCGACAGACGACCCCGAACCTACGACGCAGTTGGTACGACCGGTGCGACCCTCGGGTTTGCATCGCTACGATGGGAAGCGGGCACGCATCAACACCCCCGGGGAAGGCCACCCAGCGGTCAATTCGTTGGGGGTGGGGTTGGAGACGAGCGTTATTCGTAAAACTCCACACCCACCTGCATCCCCGGTGCGTCCGTCCTCCTCCAGGGAGCACACCACCAGCACCGCTACCGAGTCGCAGCACCGTAGACATCGACGTATCACCTTAACGGCACGCATGTCAACGGGAGGAAAGGTAGAATCGCATAAGAGGCACCAGGCGGTTGTCGCTACCAAGCAGCGCTGCAGTCCTGAAGTGGCCGAGGAGGAAATCGAACTCGAGCCGATCCTAGCACGTGAAGAGGACTTGCCAGATGAGGGggacgaggaggaagaagacgacgacgatgaggacgaTGACGAGGAGGAGGTAGCAGAGGAAAGCGACTGGGAGGACGATCCGGGGCAGAATGGTGGGTCTGGCTCTGGTGGCGGTCAGCAGTCGGGGCATAGTAGTAGTGACAATAAGGAAAACGACCGGAAGTACCAAAATACACGCCAAGGAGGACGCCAAGGCGGCAACCGGAAAAGGAAGGAGGGCCATTCGTCCAACCGCTTTTCCGGTAATGAGATGAGCCGGTGCCGTCGCGGGAGGCGTGACATACCCCAGCAGCTGGTAAAGCTGGAGCCAAATCCGGAGAGTGAACCaccggcagtttaccatgcgaTCGTCGACCAGGagccgccgctgctgccgcGTGCATCCTTGGAGTGTTTCGAAATGGTCGACGCGACGGCGATGGTCGAGGTCGAGGTGGAAACGGAGGATCTCGTCGACCGGAAGCCAACGGAAAGTATGCTCTCGCAGGACGCGGTCCTGTACTCCGAAGATCGCACGATGTCTTCGTCCATTTCGTCGTTTGCCGAGCTTTGTGAGATGAACGCGATGCAAGCTGCGGCGACACCGGTAAAAATCGAAGGCATGTTGTTCCAAGCCCAGCAACAGCCAGCCACGATGGATGCGCAACCAGCTACTGTCATCCCCACAACTCCACCGCCTGTCGCTGGCGACGACGTTATCGTCGAGACGGACCCACGCACGCCACCGGCCTCCATCGAACAACATCGCGACGTGAAGGATTTCCTCGAAGTCGGTGGACCGTCGCTGTCGTCGACGTCGAAGTTTGCAGGTGCGGCTGGTGCTTTCGAACAACATTCTGGCGCTGGTGCAGCCGCTGGTGTCCATCGCCCGGCCTCGTACTATCGGCAGAGTTACGACGTGAAGGATTTCCTCGAAGCCGGTCCATCGTCGCGTGCTGCATCAGAGAGCGTCGTCGGGCCTATCGCATCGTCTGGCGCGTCGGACGGCGATCgccgacagcagcagcagcacccctTCCAGCTCTACAGCCACGCCGACGTCGACTACGCCAGCGAATTCCATCGCGCACTATCCACCAACTCAGCTTTCACCAGCGGTGCTTCGTCGCCGGACGACAGCGAGGCGGTCCCGGGCGTGTGGGCTCACCGTTTCAGCCCCCAGTACAGCAGTGCTGTGCTTGCGGCCAATGGCGGGCTACTCGGCAGTGCCGACCGGAGCGCCAGTGCCAGTCCGATCGGTGCACACAATGGTGGTGCGGGTAATGGTGGGGGGCACGGCACAGCGGCATCATACGGCGAGGATAATTCCTCCATGGAGGAAGAAGAGGATACCGACATCACGGGCACAGACGACAAGCCGGCGGTGACCAACGCGGCCATCTCCACCAGCCGCCATTCGTCGTCGGCCATGTCGCTGGCCTCCTCGATCGTCTCGTGCAGCATGGAGCGGGCACCCTCCACGGAAAGCCTCAACATACGCACGGACGAAAAGATGCCAGCGAAGGGGGAAATTTCCGAGCAGGAGAGCAACGGAGATATGGAGTTGACTCCTTGGAAACGG CTGTGTGCCGTCAGCGAGAACATCCCTGTCTACCCGAGCTCTTACGACTACTCGACGGCCCAGGAGTGCTGGAATCTGAGCAACCGTTTGGGCACCCATAGCGCGGCAATTTCCCGGATGCCATT CCCGTTCTCATCAGGCTCACAGGCGTCCCTTACCAATTACCCGTCGCGGGGTAGTGTTCCCGTGGGGGGATACAAAAAAGAAGTCGTTGGTGACGAAGATGAAGACGACTATGATGAGGATGACGTACCAGGTGAAGatgaggacgaggaggaaagAGAGCGCAGTGGGTCTATGAAAAGCACTATACCGAAGGTGCCGTTCGGTGAGCTGGGTGCTAATCTCGAATTACAGCTCCATCaggaccagcagcagcaccaacaacaGGTAGTGGAACAATCCGCTATACTCGTGCCGTATGTGGAGGGTATGCGGGAGGAGAAATACTTGCCGAAAGGGACCGGAGCGTTAGATTTTGAGGAGTTTGCCCCCTCATCTCATCACTACGGCCCGACGAAGGCGCGAACCACCGGACCGTCCGGGTCGCGTGGGTCCAGCAAACCGTCCGGAAGTGGGATCCCCCGAACATATCGCTGCGTCAAGTGCATGGAGCCGTTCAGCTCGATCAAGCAACGGCGGGAGCATATGCGAAGCGTGCATCCGGAAGAAGCGCTACAGTTGCAAACGCAGCCGGGAGAGCtgcagcatcatcagcagcagcagcagcagctggaacTGTCGCTGCCATCCGAGCTGCTAGGTTCGGGCCTTCTCACGGAGGATGTAAAGACAGGCGTTACCGGGGAGAAGCCTCCGCCCGAGCCGCTGGCCCCGGTGGTGATGGACTACCACTGGCTGCGGCAGGAGATACAGCGCAAGTATGAGCTCGGTGCGCAACCGTCGAACACGCTGGTGCTCATGACGCCCACCACGACGGTGGTGCGCAAGCGGTTATTCGTGTGCGCCGTCTGCCGGGCCGAGTTCGAGCGCTTCAACCAGTTCAACGCTCACCTGATGGTCCATCCGGCCGAGTGTATGGCGTGCGGGCGCCACTTCAAGCAGTGGCGCAACTTCGCCCTCCACCTTAAGCGCCACCTCGGCATCAAGGAGCACGGGTGCCGGGTGTGCGGGAAGCACTTTGTGATCAAGCAGAAGCTGATCGAGCACATGCGCGTCCACTCGGGGCACGCACCGATTCGCTGCAAGCTGTGCAACCGGCACTTCAAGCGCTTCTCCAACCTGGCGCAGCACAGCAACCGCTACCACCTCAACAAGGTGGCGGTGAAGCACGAGTACGTGTGCTCGCAGTGCGGCGACGTGTTTCCCACCCGTGCCAAGATGGAGTGGCACAAGGAGACGCACGAGCAGAAGCCGAAACCGTGTCCGTACTGCCGCGAGAAGTTCATCCACCAGAACAGCCTGACGCGCCACATCCGGCTGTCGCACACGCTGCAGTACGCGAAGCTGAAGAACAAAACGGAACCGTGCACCGTCTGCCAGCAGCCATACACCAAGGCGAGCATGCGGCGCCACATGGAGACGCACACCGAGGAGCGGCTGGTGTTCTCGTGCGGCATCTGCAACAAGCACTTCACCACCAACTGGAACCTGAAGCAGCACAAGTGGACGCACGCCAACCCGACCATGAAGCCGTTCCAGTGCACCCTCTGCCCGGCCGGCTTCGTGCGCGAGTCGGACTACCTCACGCACGTGAACGCGCACCGTTCGATACGGCCGTACACGTGCAACCACTGCGGGCGCCAGTTCATCCGCAAGTACAACTGGCTGCGGCACTCGCGCGAGCACGAGACGGACAAGAGCCACAAGTGTGACGAGTGTGGCCGCCAGTTCCACCGGAAGTACTACCTGACCGAGCACAAGCGCATGCACTCCGGCGAGCGGCCGTACGCGTGCAACATCTGCGGCAAGACGTCCTCCACCAAGACCAACCACAACAAGCAC TGTCTCGCACGGGAACGCGCATAG
- the LOC131269651 gene encoding uncharacterized protein LOC131269651 isoform X1: MRLSPPKAESIITVSSGSSSSVECISSPRKPSVTVLSNVKLRSATDDPEPTTQLVRPVRPSGLHRYDGKRARINTPGEGHPAVNSLGVGLETSVIRKTPHPPASPVRPSSSREHTTSTATESQHRRHRRITLTARMSTGGKVESHKRHQAVVATKQRCSPEVAEEEIELEPILAREEDLPDEGDEEEEDDDDEDDDEEEVAEESDWEDDPGQNGGSGSGGGQQSGHSSSDNKENDRKYQNTRQGGRQGGNRKRKEGHSSNRFSGNEMSRCRRGRRDIPQQLVKLEPNPESEPPAVYHAIVDQEPPLLPRASLECFEMVDATAMVEVEVETEDLVDRKPTESMLSQDAVLYSEDRTMSSSISSFAELCEMNAMQAAATPVKIEGMLFQAQQQPATMDAQPATVIPTTPPPVAGDDVIVETDPRTPPASIEQHRDVKDFLEVGGPSLSSTSKFAGAAGAFEQHSGAGAAAGVHRPASYYRQSYDVKDFLEAGPSSRAASESVVGPIASSGASDGDRRQQQQHPFQLYSHADVDYASEFHRALSTNSAFTSGASSPDDSEAVPGVWAHRFSPQYSSAVLAANGGLLGSADRSASASPIGAHNGGAGNGGGHGTAASYGEDNSSMEEEEDTDITGTDDKPAVTNAAISTSRHSSSAMSLASSIVSCSMERAPSTESLNIRTDEKMPAKGEISEQESNGDMELTPWKRLCAVSENIPVYPSSYDYSTAQECWNLSNRLGTHSAAISRMPFPFSSGSQASLTNYPSRGSVPVGGYKKEVVGDEDEDDYDEDDVPGEDEDEEERERSGSMKSTIPKVPFGELGANLELQLHQDQQQHQQQVVEQSAILVPYVEGMREEKYLPKGTGALDFEEFAPSSHHYGPTKARTTGPSGSRGSSKPSGSGIPRTYRCVKCMEPFSSIKQRREHMRSVHPEEALQLQTQPGELQHHQQQQQQLELSLPSELLGSGLLTEDVKTGVTGEKPPPEPLAPVVMDYHWLRQEIQRKYELGAQPSNTLVLMTPTTTVVRKRLFVCAVCRAEFERFNQFNAHLMVHPAECMACGRHFKQWRNFALHLKRHLGIKEHGCRVCGKHFVIKQKLIEHMRVHSGHAPIRCKLCNRHFKRFSNLAQHSNRYHLNKVAVKHEYVCSQCGDVFPTRAKMEWHKETHEQKPKPCPYCREKFIHQNSLTRHIRLSHTLQYAKLKNKTEPCTVCQQPYTKASMRRHMETHTEERLVFSCGICNKHFTTNWNLKQHKWTHANPTMKPFQCTLCPAGFVRESDYLTHVNAHRSIRPYTCNHCGRQFIRKYNWLRHSREHETDKSHKCDECGRQFHRKYYLTEHKRMHSGERPYACNICGKTSSTKTNHNKHVRIHHARDPLTAEG; the protein is encoded by the exons ATGCGGTTGTCGCCGCCAAAAGCGGAGTCGATCATAACGGTgagcagcggcagcagtagCAGTGTGGAGTGTATTAGTTCACCACGCAAGCCCAGTGTGACCGTCCTTAGCAACGtgaag CTGCGCAGCGCGACAGACGACCCCGAACCTACGACGCAGTTGGTACGACCGGTGCGACCCTCGGGTTTGCATCGCTACGATGGGAAGCGGGCACGCATCAACACCCCCGGGGAAGGCCACCCAGCGGTCAATTCGTTGGGGGTGGGGTTGGAGACGAGCGTTATTCGTAAAACTCCACACCCACCTGCATCCCCGGTGCGTCCGTCCTCCTCCAGGGAGCACACCACCAGCACCGCTACCGAGTCGCAGCACCGTAGACATCGACGTATCACCTTAACGGCACGCATGTCAACGGGAGGAAAGGTAGAATCGCATAAGAGGCACCAGGCGGTTGTCGCTACCAAGCAGCGCTGCAGTCCTGAAGTGGCCGAGGAGGAAATCGAACTCGAGCCGATCCTAGCACGTGAAGAGGACTTGCCAGATGAGGGggacgaggaggaagaagacgacgacgatgaggacgaTGACGAGGAGGAGGTAGCAGAGGAAAGCGACTGGGAGGACGATCCGGGGCAGAATGGTGGGTCTGGCTCTGGTGGCGGTCAGCAGTCGGGGCATAGTAGTAGTGACAATAAGGAAAACGACCGGAAGTACCAAAATACACGCCAAGGAGGACGCCAAGGCGGCAACCGGAAAAGGAAGGAGGGCCATTCGTCCAACCGCTTTTCCGGTAATGAGATGAGCCGGTGCCGTCGCGGGAGGCGTGACATACCCCAGCAGCTGGTAAAGCTGGAGCCAAATCCGGAGAGTGAACCaccggcagtttaccatgcgaTCGTCGACCAGGagccgccgctgctgccgcGTGCATCCTTGGAGTGTTTCGAAATGGTCGACGCGACGGCGATGGTCGAGGTCGAGGTGGAAACGGAGGATCTCGTCGACCGGAAGCCAACGGAAAGTATGCTCTCGCAGGACGCGGTCCTGTACTCCGAAGATCGCACGATGTCTTCGTCCATTTCGTCGTTTGCCGAGCTTTGTGAGATGAACGCGATGCAAGCTGCGGCGACACCGGTAAAAATCGAAGGCATGTTGTTCCAAGCCCAGCAACAGCCAGCCACGATGGATGCGCAACCAGCTACTGTCATCCCCACAACTCCACCGCCTGTCGCTGGCGACGACGTTATCGTCGAGACGGACCCACGCACGCCACCGGCCTCCATCGAACAACATCGCGACGTGAAGGATTTCCTCGAAGTCGGTGGACCGTCGCTGTCGTCGACGTCGAAGTTTGCAGGTGCGGCTGGTGCTTTCGAACAACATTCTGGCGCTGGTGCAGCCGCTGGTGTCCATCGCCCGGCCTCGTACTATCGGCAGAGTTACGACGTGAAGGATTTCCTCGAAGCCGGTCCATCGTCGCGTGCTGCATCAGAGAGCGTCGTCGGGCCTATCGCATCGTCTGGCGCGTCGGACGGCGATCgccgacagcagcagcagcacccctTCCAGCTCTACAGCCACGCCGACGTCGACTACGCCAGCGAATTCCATCGCGCACTATCCACCAACTCAGCTTTCACCAGCGGTGCTTCGTCGCCGGACGACAGCGAGGCGGTCCCGGGCGTGTGGGCTCACCGTTTCAGCCCCCAGTACAGCAGTGCTGTGCTTGCGGCCAATGGCGGGCTACTCGGCAGTGCCGACCGGAGCGCCAGTGCCAGTCCGATCGGTGCACACAATGGTGGTGCGGGTAATGGTGGGGGGCACGGCACAGCGGCATCATACGGCGAGGATAATTCCTCCATGGAGGAAGAAGAGGATACCGACATCACGGGCACAGACGACAAGCCGGCGGTGACCAACGCGGCCATCTCCACCAGCCGCCATTCGTCGTCGGCCATGTCGCTGGCCTCCTCGATCGTCTCGTGCAGCATGGAGCGGGCACCCTCCACGGAAAGCCTCAACATACGCACGGACGAAAAGATGCCAGCGAAGGGGGAAATTTCCGAGCAGGAGAGCAACGGAGATATGGAGTTGACTCCTTGGAAACGG CTGTGTGCCGTCAGCGAGAACATCCCTGTCTACCCGAGCTCTTACGACTACTCGACGGCCCAGGAGTGCTGGAATCTGAGCAACCGTTTGGGCACCCATAGCGCGGCAATTTCCCGGATGCCATT CCCGTTCTCATCAGGCTCACAGGCGTCCCTTACCAATTACCCGTCGCGGGGTAGTGTTCCCGTGGGGGGATACAAAAAAGAAGTCGTTGGTGACGAAGATGAAGACGACTATGATGAGGATGACGTACCAGGTGAAGatgaggacgaggaggaaagAGAGCGCAGTGGGTCTATGAAAAGCACTATACCGAAGGTGCCGTTCGGTGAGCTGGGTGCTAATCTCGAATTACAGCTCCATCaggaccagcagcagcaccaacaacaGGTAGTGGAACAATCCGCTATACTCGTGCCGTATGTGGAGGGTATGCGGGAGGAGAAATACTTGCCGAAAGGGACCGGAGCGTTAGATTTTGAGGAGTTTGCCCCCTCATCTCATCACTACGGCCCGACGAAGGCGCGAACCACCGGACCGTCCGGGTCGCGTGGGTCCAGCAAACCGTCCGGAAGTGGGATCCCCCGAACATATCGCTGCGTCAAGTGCATGGAGCCGTTCAGCTCGATCAAGCAACGGCGGGAGCATATGCGAAGCGTGCATCCGGAAGAAGCGCTACAGTTGCAAACGCAGCCGGGAGAGCtgcagcatcatcagcagcagcagcagcagctggaacTGTCGCTGCCATCCGAGCTGCTAGGTTCGGGCCTTCTCACGGAGGATGTAAAGACAGGCGTTACCGGGGAGAAGCCTCCGCCCGAGCCGCTGGCCCCGGTGGTGATGGACTACCACTGGCTGCGGCAGGAGATACAGCGCAAGTATGAGCTCGGTGCGCAACCGTCGAACACGCTGGTGCTCATGACGCCCACCACGACGGTGGTGCGCAAGCGGTTATTCGTGTGCGCCGTCTGCCGGGCCGAGTTCGAGCGCTTCAACCAGTTCAACGCTCACCTGATGGTCCATCCGGCCGAGTGTATGGCGTGCGGGCGCCACTTCAAGCAGTGGCGCAACTTCGCCCTCCACCTTAAGCGCCACCTCGGCATCAAGGAGCACGGGTGCCGGGTGTGCGGGAAGCACTTTGTGATCAAGCAGAAGCTGATCGAGCACATGCGCGTCCACTCGGGGCACGCACCGATTCGCTGCAAGCTGTGCAACCGGCACTTCAAGCGCTTCTCCAACCTGGCGCAGCACAGCAACCGCTACCACCTCAACAAGGTGGCGGTGAAGCACGAGTACGTGTGCTCGCAGTGCGGCGACGTGTTTCCCACCCGTGCCAAGATGGAGTGGCACAAGGAGACGCACGAGCAGAAGCCGAAACCGTGTCCGTACTGCCGCGAGAAGTTCATCCACCAGAACAGCCTGACGCGCCACATCCGGCTGTCGCACACGCTGCAGTACGCGAAGCTGAAGAACAAAACGGAACCGTGCACCGTCTGCCAGCAGCCATACACCAAGGCGAGCATGCGGCGCCACATGGAGACGCACACCGAGGAGCGGCTGGTGTTCTCGTGCGGCATCTGCAACAAGCACTTCACCACCAACTGGAACCTGAAGCAGCACAAGTGGACGCACGCCAACCCGACCATGAAGCCGTTCCAGTGCACCCTCTGCCCGGCCGGCTTCGTGCGCGAGTCGGACTACCTCACGCACGTGAACGCGCACCGTTCGATACGGCCGTACACGTGCAACCACTGCGGGCGCCAGTTCATCCGCAAGTACAACTGGCTGCGGCACTCGCGCGAGCACGAGACGGACAAGAGCCACAAGTGTGACGAGTGTGGCCGCCAGTTCCACCGGAAGTACTACCTGACCGAGCACAAGCGCATGCACTCCGGCGAGCGGCCGTACGCGTGCAACATCTGCGGCAAGACGTCCTCCACCAAGACCAACCACAACAAGCACGTGCGTATCCATCACGCGCGCGATCCCCTGACGGCGGAAGGCTAA